From Trichomycterus rosablanca isolate fTriRos1 chromosome 27, fTriRos1.hap1, whole genome shotgun sequence, a single genomic window includes:
- the rrad gene encoding GTP-binding protein RAD produces the protein MTLNKGDKLRNMDRRRGSTPFPMHLQTLHRRSMPVDERELHSTMLPVRPGDLSNLTRCTSYSPGEQHRDSCVSDSSDSVISSGSDSDAQIHKVVILGEHGVGKSTLARIFGGVEDIHDCEDAGNTYDRSIIVDEEEANILLYDIWEQDNSQWLKDQCMRMGDAYIIVYSVTDKSSFEKASELRIQLRRARQSEDIPIILVGNKSDLVRSREVSVDEGSACAVVFDCKFIETSASLHHNVRTLFEGIVRQIRLRKDSKEENARRMANCKRRESISKKAKRFLGRMVARKNKKMAFRQKSKSCHDLSVL, from the exons ATGACTCTGAACAAGGGCGATAAGTTGAGGAACATGGACAGAAGGAGAGGGAGCACCCCATTTCCCATGCATCTTCAGACTCTGCACAGGAGAAGCATGCCTGTCGATGAGCGTGAGCTGCACTCTACCATGCTCCCTGTTCGCCCAGGCGACCTGTCCAACCTCACCCGCTGCACATCCTACAGCCCAGGAGAACAGCACAGAGACAGCTGTGTGTCTGACTCATCTGACTCGGTCATCTCCTCCGGGAGTGACTCTGATGCACAGATCCACAAGGTCGTCATTCTGGGAGAACACGGGGTGGGCAAGTCTACCCTGGCACGGATTTTCGGTGGCGTGGAGGACATTCACGACTGTGAGGATGCAG GAAACACATACGACAGATCGATTATTGTTGATGAAGAAGAAGCAAATATTCTCTTGTACGACATATGGGAGCAG GATAACAGCCAGTGGTTAAAGGATCAGTGCATGCGTATGGGTGACGCCTACATCATAGTCTACTCTGTGACAGACAAGTCAAGTTTTGAGAAAGCATCAGAACTTCGCATTCAGCTCCGCAGGGCACGACAGTCAGAGGACATCCCCATCATCCTGGTGGGAAACAAGAGTGACCTAGTGCGCTCCAGAGAAGTGTCTGTAGATG AGGGCAGTGCATGTGCGGTTGTGTTCGACTGCAAGTTCATTGAGACGTCAGCCTCACTACACCACAACGTGCGCACTCTATTCGAGGGCATCGTACGACAGATCCGCCTACGCAAGGACAGCAAAGAGGAGAACGCCCGGCGCATGGCTAACTGCAAACGCCGCGAGAGCATTAGCAAGAAAGCCAAGCGATTCCTGGGTCGCATGGTTGCACGCAAGAACAAAAAGATGGCTTTCAGACAGAAGTCCAAGTCCTGTCACGACCTCTCTGtactctga
- the ciao2b gene encoding cytosolic iron-sulfur assembly component 2B, whose product MSGGTRLENANPLIFERSGERELTASDQDEQVTDPIDDREIFDHIRCINDPEHPLSLEELNVLELMRVQVNDEESTVSVEFTPTIPHCSMATLIGLSIKVKLLRSLPSRFKIDVHITPGTHASEDAVNKQLADKERVAAALENSHLLEVVNQCLSTRAV is encoded by the exons ATGTCTGGAGGAACTCGGCTGGAAAATGCAAATCCTTTAATATTTGAGAGATCAGGAGAAAGAGAGCTCACTGCCAGCGACCAGGATGAACAAGTTACTGATCCTATTGATGACAGAGAAATCTTCGAT CATATCAGATGTATTAATGATCCTGAGCACCCGCTGTCCCTCGAGGAGTTAAATGTTTTAGAGCTAATGCGAGTACAG gtgaatgATGAAGAAAGCACAGTCTCTGTGGAGTTCACACCGACCATCCCGCACTGCAGCATGGCTACTCTTATAGGCCTGTCAATCAAAGTTAAGCTGCTGCGTTCACTGCCCAGCAGGTTTAAG ATTGACGTCCATATCACCCCAGGAACACATGCTTCAGAGGATGCAG TCAATAAGCAGCTGGCGGATAAGGAGCGAGTGGCCGCAGCTTTGGAGAATTCTCACCTGCTGGAGGTTGTGAACCAGTGCCTTTCCACAAGGGCTGTGTGA
- the sord gene encoding sorbitol dehydrogenase: MEQDNLSLVLHAKGDLRLEQRPIPEPGSNEVLIQMHSVGICGSDVHYWQNGRIGDYVVQNPMVLGHEAAGRVVKVGSAVKHLQPGDRVAIEPGFPREIDEFCKSGRYNLSPTIFFCATPPDDGNLCRYYTHNANFCYKLPDNVSFEEGALIEPLSVGIHACRRAGVTLGSSVFICGAGPIGLVTLMVAKAMGASQVIISDLSANRLAKAKELGADFILPVKKEDVPQEIARHVEGMMGGMPHISIECTGVESSIQTAIYATRSGGVLVLVGLGGEMCTVPLVSATLREVDIRGVFRYCNTWPVAIAMLASKRVNVKPLVTHRFPLEQAVEAFEATRQGLGVKVMLKCDKRDQNP, encoded by the exons ATGGAGCAGGATAATCTGTCTCTGGTTCTGCACGCTAAGGGAGATCTCAGACTG GAACAAAGGCCCATACCAGAGCCAGGATCAAATG AGGTTTTAATTCAGATGCACTCAGTCGGGATCTGCGGCTCTGATGTGCACTACTGGCAGAATGGACGAATCGGAGACTATGTTGTTCAGAATCCAATGGTTCTCGGACATGAGGCCGCAGGACGAGTAGTCAAAGTGGGATCAGCAGTAAAACACCTTCAACCAG GTGACAGGGTGGCTATAGAACCTGGATTTcccagagaaatagatgaattCTGTAAATCCGGCCGCTACAACCTGTCGCCCACCATTTTCTTCTGCGCCACACCGCCTGATGACGGGAACCTCTGCAGATATTACACACATAATGCCAACTTCTGCTACAA ACTCCCTGATAATGTGAGTTTTGAGGAAGGAGCTCTGATCGAGCCTCTGTCTGTGGGGATCCATGCATGCAGAAGAGCTGGTGTCACTCTGGGAAGCTCAGTGTTCATCTGTGGAGCAG GACCGATCGGACTGGTCACTCTGATGGTAGCTAAAGCCATGGGTGCTTCTCAGGTCATAATAAGTG accTCTCTGCTAATAGACTGGCCAAGGCTAAAGAACTAGGAGCGGACTTTATTCTTCCTGTTAAGAAAGAGGATGTTCCACAGGAAATAGCCCGTCATGTGGAGGGCATGATGGGTGGGATGCCTCACATAAGCATAGAGTGTACCGGTGTGGAAAGCAGCATACAAACAGCTATTTAT GCTACCCGCTCTGGAGGCGTCTTGGTGTTAGTTGGCCTCGGTGGTGAAATGTGCACAGTTCCGCTCGTCAGTGCAACTCTAAGAGAAGTGGATATCCGAGGCGTATTCCGCTACTGCAACAC GTGGCCAGTGGCGATCGCCATGCTGGCCTCAAAGCGTGTAAATGTGAAGCCCTTGGTCACACACCGCTTCCCCTTGGAACAGGCTGTGGAGGCATTCGAGGCCACCAGACAGGGGCTCGGGGTCAAAGTCATGCTGAAGTGTGACAAACGTGACCAAAACCCATGA